A stretch of Argiope bruennichi chromosome 10, qqArgBrue1.1, whole genome shotgun sequence DNA encodes these proteins:
- the LOC129987590 gene encoding uncharacterized protein LOC129987590, giving the protein MQKNMQTFKDDSDILKVRTKLILGDEEENFKCPILLPGNHEIIRRLIHQKHCELQHAGLRTLISNLRENYWIISVNKIAKQVSSHCITCKRFKAKPTEPPLAPLPKNRIKVAAAFEVTGIDLAGPLFLRSGEKTWIFLFTCAIYRAVHLELVNSLSTEAFIMALRRFFARRGRVNIIYTDNGTNFVGSSNALKNLDWEKIMSFSTIKKIKWNFNPPTAAWWGGWWERMIRMLKEMLRRILGRKSIDYEELETLICDCEATINSRPLTYIEDNSEGLRPLTPACFLQGIPSSDTTDLDEIDSKSLNRRLRFIQKLRHDLRTRFRNEYLAMLVHKGRHTRDESLNVGDIILLQTDGKRLHWPLGIVTEVLPGTDGHSRVARVRTAQGEKLRPFQRLYSLEIRSSEKLSFIAQQKDKDTNTQLPATPAVSDQDSSEDDDYITKVTPDVVSKAGRRIKIPNRLDL; this is encoded by the coding sequence atgcagaaaaatatgcaaactttcaAAGACGATTCCGACATTCTTAAAGTTAGAACTAAGCTCATACTGGGAGATGAAGAAGAGAATTTTAAGTGCCCTATATTGTTGCCAGGTAACCATGAAATAATTCGTCGATTGATACACCAGAAACATTGTGAGTTGCAGCATGCCGGACTTCGAACTCTCATTTCCAATTTGAGGGAAAATTACTGgattatttctgtcaataaaatagcaaaacaagTAAGCTCTCATTGTATTACTTGCAAAAGATTTAAAGCCAAACCTACGGAGCCACCTTTAGCACCTcttcctaaaaatagaataaaagttgcTGCAGCATTTGAAGTCACAGGGATTGATTTGGCAGGCCCATTGTTTTTGCGTTCTGGAGAAAAGACATGGATTTTCCTTTTTACCTGTGCTATTTATAGGGCTGTTCATCTTGAGTTAGTCAATTCCTTGTCCACGGAAGCCTTTATAATggctttaagaagattttttgctAGGAGAGGTCGAGTTAATATAATCTACACTGATAACGGCACCAACTTCGTTGGTTCCAGTAATGCTTTGAAAAATCTAGATTGGGAGAAGATCATGTCGTTTTCcactatcaagaaaattaaatggaatttcaacccTCCAACTGCCGCATGGTGGGGTGGATGGTGGGAGCGGATGATTCGCATGCTAAAAGAAATGCTAAGGAGAATTTTGGGCCGAAAGAGTATTGATTATGAAGAATTGGAAACTCTTATATGTGACTGTGAAGCTACAATAAATTCCAGGCCTCTCACATATATTGAAGATAATTCAGAAGGTCTAAGGCCATTGACACCTGCTTGTTTCTTGCAAGGCATTCCTAGTAGTGATACAACTGATTTAGACGAAATCGACAGTAAAAGCCTAAATAGAAGATtacgttttattcaaaaactacgGCATGATTTAAGAACGAGATTTCGCAACGAATACTTAGCAATGTTAGTGCATAAAGGTCGTCACACCCGAGATGAATCTTTGAATGTTGGAGACATAATTCTCCTTCAAACTGATGGAAAACGCCTTCACTGGCCCTTAGGAATTGTAACTGAAGTCCTCCCTGGAACAGATGGACATTCAAGAGTCGCCAGAGTAAGAACAGCTCAAGGGGAAAAATTAAGACCATTCCAGAGACTTTATTCCTTGGAAATCAGAAGTtctgaaaaattatcattcattgcTCAGCAAAAGGATAAAGACACAAACACTCAACTTCCTGCAACTCCAGCTGTTTCAGATCAAGATTCCAGTGAAGATGATGATTATATAACCAAAGTAACTCCTGATGTTGTCAGTAAAGCTGGCCGGCGTATTAAAATTCCCAACAGACTCGATTTATAA